A region of the Chloroflexota bacterium genome:
CGACCACCGACGTCGGTCGTGTCCCGGCAGGACGACCGGGGCCAGTTGCTGCCCATTGCGCGCCAGGCGGTAGTCGCGCGCAATCGCCAGGTACGACCCATCCTCGTCGGCGCGCCAGACGGTTACGTCGCCAACGGAATGCCGAAGATCCGGGACAAGTCCGGGACCGGGTGCACCAGCACCTGCCTCGATGCCCAGACGGCACGGAAACCCGCCCTCGACCTCCATGAGTTGAACCGCCAGCGTCCGATCGGCCAACGACAGGAAGTGCGAGATCCGCGTCCGCACGTCGTGGCCGTCGAGCGTGTGGTACCGCCACTCGACCCAGTACGCCCCGATCTGCATGTCGAGCACACGCCGTAAGTCGATCGTGGCCCCGCGATCGAGGCGCACGCTCGTGCCGTCCACGGACACGTGCACCTCATGCCAGTCGGGCACAGGGATCAGGCAGGGGACCCGCGGCTGTCCCGGTGGGATCCAGAAGAGATTCGAGACAAACGTTCGAGGGCGGGAGGCGTGAGTTGGTGATGGCAGTGACGCGCGCATCCCCAGGTACCCGTTCGACAAGGCGAAGCGGGACTCCATGTCGTGCTCGAGCTCGGGCACGAATCCGTGATGCTCGAGGCGCCAGACGTCGCCCTTCGAGCTGATCGCGCCGTCGGGAGGAATGAGTGCGGCCAGGTCGAGATTACGGCGCTGTTCGCTACGCGACACGGGCCCCCCCGGACGGCCCGCGATAAGGGGCCGTCGCGTTCGAGCCCGCGTGACGGAACTGAGCGGTGATGAAAACGAGCGGAAGCGGATTGTTCTGGAACACGTCCCAGACAACCTTTCCATTCCCCGGCTCGAGTTGGCTCCGCCGGGCGAGCACAATGGCGTCCTCCCGATGCTCCAATGCGAAGCGCGCGATCTCCTCTGCAACGTCGCCTGTCGCCAGATGAATCTCGGCTGGGACGTCCTCGGGGCAGCGCGCGAGACAACGGAGCAAACGGTCGACGACCTCGCCGGACCAGCTCGGCCACTCGTGCTGGGGCTGGTCCACGTATCGCGGCGCTGAAAGCGTGCCCGGCTCCGACGACGACCGCTGGAAACCGGCGACATAGAGCAGGTCGACCGATGCACCCAGCTCGTGTGCTAGCGCCATGACCGGTCGCAGCGCACGTCCGGTGCTCGGTGTGCCATCCACGGGCACCAGCAGGCGACGCACGGGCCCGGGAGAACGACCCTCCCCGGCCAGTTTCGCTGGATAGACGACGACAAGGGGCCGATGCGTGTGGCGGACAACTTCCAGCGCGACAGGGCCGACCGGGCTCTCGTCCGTTGGCATGCCCGCCGCAAT
Encoded here:
- a CDS encoding universal stress protein, which translates into the protein MTVLVAVDTTPDAPIAVAVAQAIARQLGARLEGLHVSSAPVSEGDVRPLLGLSGEEGESIHLRLDVGNPAHEIVAASSDGTVVLVVIAAGMPTDESPVGPVALEVVRHTHRPLVVVYPAKLAGEGRSPGPVRRLLVPVDGTPSTGRALRPVMALAHELGASVDLLYVAGFQRSSSEPGTLSAPRYVDQPQHEWPSWSGEVVDRLLRCLARCPEDVPAEIHLATGDVAEEIARFALEHREDAIVLARRSQLEPGNGKVVWDVFQNNPLPLVFITAQFRHAGSNATAPYRGPSGGARVA